In the genome of Haloarcula sp. CBA1129, one region contains:
- a CDS encoding L-lactate permease, producing MSEHTLVLLALLPLATIAVLMVGLYQPATRTMPIAWAIAAIAAFVGWQMSPTLIAAASIRGALTATRILVIVFGAILLLYTLKQSGAFEVINAGFSSISDDRRVQVILLVFLMGSFIEGAAGFGTPAAIVGPLLVGLGFPPLAAVVVALTGNILAITFGAVGTPLIIGLRDVVFAEGTGASQQVLQQGGFESVGAYVAQIGVWAALIHAIVGIAIPFIGVAMMTRFFGEERSIKPALEVLPLCLFAWASFAIPYVATAYFLGPTFPALLGAMVGLLVVTTTLRAGYFLPDDEWDFGPQDQWPDHWIGSIEPGEGVGTTSGGSREGTVAADGGTATFEEAHSQDMSLGMAWLPYLLVAALLVVTRVVAPVQEFLATNGVLMWNNILGTPFSEGVELFYLPGSLFVLVAVVTYALHGMDTDGIKASWSEALRNIAPAVVALWFAVATVMIMQRTGSAVVLEAAPINSGMLGLLSEITANTTGQMFPFFSGFIGAFGAFIAGSNTVSDILFGLFQFQAAQQIGAPTQIVVAAQAVGGAIGNLIAIHNVVAALTVVGLIGEEGRVIRLELIPVLYYGVFTGILTLILAYVVAPAAF from the coding sequence ATGTCTGAACACACGCTTGTGCTTCTGGCACTGTTGCCGCTGGCGACGATTGCGGTGCTGATGGTCGGGCTGTACCAGCCTGCGACACGGACGATGCCCATTGCATGGGCGATTGCGGCTATCGCTGCCTTTGTCGGCTGGCAGATGTCGCCCACACTGATCGCTGCCGCGTCGATACGCGGCGCGCTGACAGCGACTAGAATTCTGGTCATCGTCTTCGGAGCGATACTCCTGCTGTACACGCTGAAACAGTCCGGTGCGTTCGAGGTCATCAACGCCGGGTTCTCCTCGATAAGCGACGACCGACGCGTGCAGGTCATTCTGCTCGTCTTCCTCATGGGGTCGTTCATCGAGGGCGCGGCCGGTTTCGGGACGCCCGCGGCCATCGTCGGCCCGCTGCTGGTCGGCCTTGGCTTCCCGCCGCTGGCCGCGGTGGTCGTTGCACTCACAGGGAACATCCTCGCAATCACGTTCGGCGCGGTCGGGACGCCGCTGATTATCGGACTGCGCGACGTGGTGTTCGCAGAGGGCACGGGCGCCTCTCAGCAGGTGCTCCAGCAGGGTGGCTTCGAGAGCGTCGGTGCGTACGTCGCCCAGATCGGTGTGTGGGCGGCGCTCATCCACGCCATCGTCGGTATCGCCATCCCGTTCATCGGTGTGGCGATGATGACGCGCTTCTTCGGCGAGGAGCGGTCTATCAAGCCGGCGCTTGAAGTGCTGCCGCTGTGCCTGTTCGCGTGGGCCTCCTTTGCGATTCCGTACGTCGCCACCGCGTACTTCCTCGGTCCGACGTTCCCGGCACTGCTGGGGGCGATGGTCGGGCTGCTCGTGGTCACGACCACGCTTCGTGCTGGATACTTCCTTCCGGACGACGAGTGGGACTTCGGCCCGCAGGACCAGTGGCCGGACCACTGGATCGGTAGCATCGAACCCGGAGAAGGCGTCGGCACCACGTCGGGTGGGAGCCGTGAGGGGACTGTCGCGGCCGACGGCGGTACGGCAACCTTCGAGGAGGCCCACTCACAGGATATGTCGCTGGGTATGGCTTGGCTGCCGTACCTCCTCGTCGCTGCGTTGCTCGTCGTGACTCGCGTCGTTGCTCCGGTTCAGGAGTTCTTGGCGACGAACGGCGTTCTCATGTGGAACAACATCCTCGGGACGCCGTTCTCGGAAGGCGTCGAGTTGTTCTACCTCCCCGGGAGCCTCTTCGTTCTCGTGGCCGTCGTCACGTACGCGCTTCACGGGATGGACACTGACGGAATCAAGGCCTCGTGGAGCGAGGCGCTCCGGAACATTGCGCCGGCTGTCGTCGCGTTGTGGTTCGCTGTCGCGACGGTCATGATAATGCAGCGGACCGGCAGTGCCGTCGTGCTTGAAGCTGCGCCGATCAACTCCGGGATGCTCGGTCTGCTGTCGGAGATCACGGCGAATACGACCGGACAGATGTTCCCGTTCTTCTCGGGCTTCATCGGCGCGTTCGGCGCGTTCATCGCCGGTTCGAACACGGTCAGCGACATCCTGTTCGGGCTGTTCCAGTTCCAAGCCGCCCAGCAGATCGGCGCGCCGACCCAGATCGTCGTCGCCGCACAGGCGGTCGGCGGTGCTATCGGGAACCTCATCGCCATCCACAACGTGGTCGCCGCCCTCACGGTGGTCGGCCTCATCGGCGAGGAGGGACGCGTCATCCGTCTCGAACTGATTCCGGTGCTGTACTACGGCGTGTTCACTGGCATACTGACGCTCATTCTGGCCTACGTCGTCGCACCGGCCGCATTCTAA
- a CDS encoding ThuA domain-containing protein: protein MTRVTVWNEYVHEQEHEAVADLYPDGIHGAIATALQERGFDTETATLQEPEHGLTEDVLAETDVLTWWGHAAHDRVDDEVVSRVKERVLDGMGLIVLHSGHYSKIFRELMGTTCSLKWREAAETERLWVVEPGHPIADGVDEYIELPETEMYGERFDIPAPDTLVFNSWFEGGEVFRSGCCYRRGAGRIFYFRPGHETYPIYHNEDIQQVLANACEWAAAGDGPEPSFGNADPIEAIDESDERSVH, encoded by the coding sequence ATGACACGTGTCACAGTCTGGAACGAGTACGTCCACGAGCAGGAGCACGAAGCGGTCGCGGACCTGTACCCCGACGGGATTCACGGCGCTATCGCCACGGCACTGCAGGAACGCGGGTTCGACACGGAGACCGCGACACTCCAAGAGCCCGAGCACGGCCTCACTGAGGATGTACTAGCAGAAACGGACGTTCTTACTTGGTGGGGCCACGCCGCGCACGACCGGGTCGACGACGAGGTGGTTTCCAGAGTGAAAGAGCGCGTCCTCGACGGCATGGGACTCATCGTCCTCCACTCGGGCCACTACTCGAAGATTTTTCGCGAACTGATGGGGACGACCTGCAGTCTGAAATGGCGCGAGGCCGCCGAAACCGAGCGATTGTGGGTCGTCGAACCCGGCCACCCCATCGCCGATGGCGTCGACGAGTACATCGAGCTTCCGGAGACCGAGATGTACGGCGAGCGGTTTGACATCCCCGCACCGGACACGCTCGTGTTCAACTCATGGTTCGAGGGCGGGGAGGTGTTCCGGTCAGGGTGTTGTTACCGCCGCGGGGCGGGCCGGATTTTCTATTTCCGCCCGGGCCACGAGACGTATCCGATCTACCACAACGAAGACATCCAGCAGGTCCTCGCCAATGCCTGCGAGTGGGCCGCCGCTGGAGACGGTCCGGAGCCATCGTTTGGCAACGCAGACCCGATCGAAGCTATCGACGAAAGCGACGAGCGGTCAGTCCACTGA
- a CDS encoding transposase has protein sequence MSPATLQDDPSVESFFNVVETETLALFEHLSFEFLEGFDVFAPAKTGRTRDHEPPELMRGFLHCYYKDIYGIRPVERELRNTVVWLSCGFDRPPSRDAVDRFLTDLEHVVNEVFDRLVEQAARRGLLDLTYCIDSTDVRAMPTDPDASKCYDPTDDEYYYGYGCTIVSTGQKIPIAAEFTESKQAPEETAMRVTRDALAVEQPIWMVGDSAYDTLDWHDHLLTAGVVPVAPYNARNTDDPKDIEYRIEDRIEEHSEGVQLKQSILDETYNRRTGVERTNESVKDCGLGRTHARGRVHARSQVFLALCLRLVVAITNYERGDNPGSTIITV, from the coding sequence ATGAGTCCAGCGACCCTGCAAGATGATCCTTCGGTAGAGTCGTTCTTCAATGTCGTGGAGACGGAAACGTTAGCGTTGTTTGAGCACCTCTCCTTCGAGTTTCTCGAAGGGTTCGACGTGTTCGCCCCGGCAAAGACGGGGCGAACACGAGACCACGAACCACCAGAGCTGATGCGTGGCTTTCTCCACTGCTACTACAAGGACATTTACGGCATTCGTCCGGTTGAGCGGGAGCTTCGGAACACGGTTGTTTGGCTGAGCTGTGGCTTCGATCGACCGCCGTCGAGAGACGCGGTCGATCGCTTTCTCACCGACCTCGAACACGTCGTCAACGAGGTCTTTGACCGACTCGTCGAGCAGGCCGCCCGACGCGGCCTGCTCGACTTGACCTACTGTATCGATTCAACCGACGTGAGGGCGATGCCCACCGATCCAGACGCGTCGAAGTGCTACGATCCAACCGACGACGAGTACTACTACGGCTACGGTTGCACGATCGTCTCGACCGGGCAAAAGATCCCGATTGCAGCCGAGTTCACCGAGAGCAAACAAGCACCGGAAGAGACGGCGATGCGCGTCACACGTGACGCGCTCGCCGTTGAGCAACCAATCTGGATGGTTGGTGACAGCGCCTACGACACGCTCGACTGGCACGACCACCTGCTGACCGCAGGGGTCGTGCCAGTCGCTCCGTACAACGCGCGAAACACTGATGACCCGAAAGACATCGAGTACAGGATCGAAGACCGCATCGAGGAACACAGTGAGGGCGTCCAGCTGAAGCAATCAATCCTAGACGAGACGTACAACCGCCGTACTGGCGTCGAACGAACCAACGAATCAGTGAAGGACTGCGGCCTCGGGCGAACGCACGCCCGAGGCCGCGTCCACGCACGATCGCAGGTGTTTCTTGCTCTGTGCCTTCGCCTCGTCGTCGCTATCACCAACTACGAACGCGGAGACAATCCGGGAAGCACGATCATCACGGTGTGA
- a CDS encoding zinc-dependent alcohol dehydrogenase family protein: MRAAIYRGPGEITVEEVPQPEIESPTDAIVRVTHTAVCGSDLWFYRGQSDREEGSRVGHEPMGIVEEVGEGVRSVEPGDRVFAPFLISCGRCEFCRKGLHTSCVNGDSWGGDNGGGQGEYVRATEADGTLVRVPDRHADDEDTLEAILPLTDVMGTGHHAAVSAGVDEGDTCIVVGDGAVGLCGVLAARRLGAERIVAMGHHEDRLELAESFGATDTISARGQDAVDAAEELTNGGANHVMECVGAASAMETAIDVCRPGGTVGYVGVPHGVDDSGLDVFSLFGDNIALNGGVAPVRAYADELLADVLQGTLDPSPIFTKTVDLDGVPEGYRAMDEREAIKVLVKL; this comes from the coding sequence ATGCGCGCAGCCATCTATCGTGGGCCCGGTGAGATCACCGTCGAAGAGGTTCCCCAGCCGGAGATCGAATCGCCAACTGACGCGATTGTACGCGTGACCCACACCGCCGTCTGTGGCTCCGACCTGTGGTTCTATCGTGGCCAGAGCGACCGAGAGGAGGGGTCCCGCGTCGGCCACGAACCGATGGGTATCGTCGAGGAAGTCGGCGAGGGCGTGCGCTCAGTCGAACCCGGCGACCGGGTGTTCGCTCCGTTTCTCATCAGCTGTGGCCGGTGTGAGTTCTGCCGGAAGGGACTGCACACGTCGTGTGTCAACGGCGACTCATGGGGCGGGGACAACGGCGGCGGGCAAGGCGAGTACGTCCGAGCGACAGAAGCTGACGGCACGCTCGTCCGGGTCCCCGACCGCCACGCCGACGACGAGGACACACTGGAAGCGATTCTCCCGCTGACTGACGTGATGGGCACCGGCCACCACGCCGCGGTCAGCGCCGGCGTCGACGAGGGCGACACCTGTATCGTCGTCGGCGACGGAGCCGTCGGACTGTGTGGCGTGCTCGCGGCTCGCCGCCTCGGTGCGGAACGTATCGTCGCGATGGGCCATCACGAGGACCGTCTCGAACTCGCGGAATCGTTCGGCGCGACGGACACTATCTCCGCCCGCGGGCAGGATGCCGTGGATGCGGCAGAGGAGCTGACCAACGGCGGTGCGAATCACGTCATGGAGTGTGTCGGTGCGGCCTCGGCGATGGAGACCGCCATCGATGTCTGTCGCCCGGGCGGGACGGTCGGCTACGTCGGTGTCCCACACGGCGTCGACGACTCCGGACTGGATGTATTCTCGCTGTTTGGCGACAACATCGCGCTCAATGGCGGTGTTGCGCCGGTTCGTGCCTACGCCGACGAACTGCTAGCTGACGTGCTACAGGGCACACTCGATCCGTCACCGATCTTCACAAAGACCGTCGACCTCGACGGCGTTCCCGAGGGGTATCGGGCGATGGACGAGCGCGAAGCGATCAAAGTGCTCGTCAAACTGTAG
- a CDS encoding ABC transporter substrate-binding protein, with product MSDNDTAADARTRRAYLKYGGAIISGGLLAGCTGDADSQSTPVSPDSDTPTAAETTDSTTTPTTADSYTVTMEPMGAVRFDSAPERWMAYFSTYGDMAIALGQFESLAGLIFTENWPMAFFDAVPDVNVTFDDIPQLMSEGGLDKEAFYEMDCDVHLFDPNFVQVLDDTWTTADFTEVASNIGPIIGNSIRRRTDDWHDYRYYSLYEAFELIADTFQEHERYAAFAEIHDSLLTEIDDRLPVEDKRPTVGLLSVNSDFEGGSFYAYPVNDGNGHKQYRDLGMRGAFDDVIDGSYAEWDYEQLLAADPDILLFQYGFSHVSTGEFEDRMATIREDPIGQQLSAVRNDRLYRGGTSYQGPIINLFQTEVAAKQFYPEVFGEWHGLGNTPEEEQLFDRQRVTDIVNGDL from the coding sequence ATGAGCGACAACGACACCGCAGCCGACGCACGGACACGCAGAGCCTATCTGAAATACGGCGGTGCAATCATCAGTGGTGGGTTGCTCGCCGGCTGTACCGGCGATGCTGACTCACAGTCGACGCCGGTATCACCAGACAGTGACACACCGACCGCCGCCGAAACGACCGATTCAACGACGACACCGACGACAGCGGACTCGTACACGGTTACGATGGAGCCGATGGGTGCAGTACGGTTCGATTCGGCCCCGGAGCGGTGGATGGCCTACTTCAGCACCTACGGCGACATGGCTATCGCGCTGGGCCAATTTGAGAGCCTTGCGGGGCTGATCTTCACCGAGAACTGGCCGATGGCGTTTTTCGACGCTGTCCCGGATGTCAACGTGACCTTTGATGATATCCCACAGCTGATGAGTGAAGGGGGTCTCGACAAGGAGGCGTTCTACGAGATGGACTGTGACGTCCACCTGTTCGACCCGAACTTCGTTCAGGTGCTTGATGACACCTGGACAACTGCGGATTTCACGGAGGTCGCAAGCAACATCGGCCCAATCATCGGGAACAGCATCCGGCGACGGACCGATGATTGGCACGACTACCGGTACTACTCACTGTACGAGGCCTTTGAACTAATCGCCGACACGTTTCAGGAACACGAACGCTACGCGGCGTTCGCTGAAATCCACGATTCGCTGCTCACGGAAATCGACGACAGGCTCCCGGTCGAGGACAAACGGCCGACGGTCGGCCTCCTCTCGGTCAACTCCGACTTCGAGGGCGGGTCGTTCTACGCCTACCCCGTCAACGATGGGAACGGGCACAAGCAGTACCGTGACTTGGGGATGCGTGGTGCGTTCGACGATGTTATCGACGGGAGCTACGCCGAATGGGACTACGAGCAACTCCTCGCTGCCGATCCCGACATCCTGCTGTTCCAGTACGGCTTCTCGCACGTCTCGACCGGGGAGTTCGAAGACCGAATGGCCACGATACGCGAGGATCCCATCGGCCAGCAGCTTTCGGCGGTCCGGAACGACCGACTCTACCGCGGCGGGACCTCGTACCAAGGCCCGATAATTAACCTCTTCCAGACGGAAGTCGCCGCCAAGCAGTTCTACCCCGAGGTGTTCGGCGAGTGGCATGGCCTCGGCAATACCCCGGAGGAGGAGCAACTGTTCGACCGACAGCGGGTCACCGATATTGTGAACGGCGATCTCTAA
- a CDS encoding ABC transporter substrate-binding protein → MGDDATDTPTRREYVKYGGAVLSAGLLAGCSGDAEQAAGVTSTESVTATDTAPGDESYSVSMSPTGDVTFESPPETVFTRLTHHADMAFALGRGDTVTAMHAPDYYSGLWNQFVERLPGVSLDWTGLYSSWEPSKEKLYELDSDIHLADPAWIAKQDSWGREDFEEIATNVSPWFGNSLSDRHAEPPSGWENYEYYTLWEQFELVAEAFQEQARYEALAAIHDEMRSTIDANLPPESERPSAVLLAAADLDEIYAYTLDNPGFLTAHTRPFGARDAFEGSVETNSVVDFETLLAADPDVILHLGGFEPSTSLPERREVFKSDPVGSEITAVQNDRIYPQGARYQGPILHLFQLEMTAKQLYPEQFGEWPTYTDGPYPEIPAEEQLFDRQRVADIINGAFES, encoded by the coding sequence ATGGGTGACGACGCCACCGACACACCGACACGGAGAGAGTACGTGAAGTACGGAGGGGCCGTTCTCAGCGCCGGATTGCTTGCAGGCTGCAGCGGTGACGCTGAGCAGGCAGCCGGTGTCACATCGACGGAGTCTGTGACGGCAACGGACACGGCTCCCGGAGATGAGTCGTACTCCGTGTCGATGTCGCCAACCGGAGACGTCACATTTGAATCACCGCCGGAGACTGTCTTCACGCGGCTCACACATCACGCCGACATGGCGTTCGCTCTGGGCCGTGGAGACACTGTCACGGCAATGCACGCCCCGGACTACTACAGTGGACTGTGGAACCAGTTCGTCGAACGACTGCCGGGCGTGTCACTGGACTGGACTGGGTTGTACTCCTCATGGGAACCGAGCAAGGAGAAACTGTACGAGCTGGACAGTGATATCCATCTGGCAGACCCAGCTTGGATCGCCAAACAGGACAGCTGGGGCCGGGAGGACTTCGAGGAGATTGCCACCAACGTCTCACCTTGGTTCGGAAACTCACTGAGTGACCGGCATGCCGAACCCCCGTCTGGATGGGAGAACTACGAGTACTACACTCTCTGGGAGCAGTTCGAACTCGTGGCCGAGGCGTTTCAGGAGCAGGCCCGCTACGAGGCGCTCGCGGCGATTCACGACGAGATGCGCTCGACCATCGACGCAAACCTGCCGCCCGAGTCGGAGCGCCCGTCGGCGGTGCTGCTCGCCGCGGCTGACCTTGACGAGATCTACGCGTACACGCTGGACAATCCCGGATTCCTGACTGCACATACCCGCCCGTTCGGTGCACGGGACGCCTTCGAGGGGTCGGTCGAGACGAACTCCGTGGTCGACTTCGAGACGTTGCTTGCGGCGGACCCAGACGTGATCCTGCATCTCGGTGGGTTCGAGCCGAGTACGAGTCTTCCGGAGCGACGAGAAGTGTTCAAATCCGACCCGGTTGGGTCGGAAATCACGGCGGTACAGAACGACCGCATCTACCCACAGGGGGCGAGATATCAGGGACCGATTCTGCATCTCTTCCAGTTGGAGATGACCGCGAAGCAACTGTACCCTGAGCAGTTCGGCGAGTGGCCGACCTACACTGACGGGCCGTATCCTGAGATCCCTGCCGAAGAACAGCTGTTTGACCGCCAGCGGGTCGCAGACATCATCAACGGGGCGTTCGAGTCATGA
- a CDS encoding ABC transporter ATP-binding protein gives MSQDNSNSNGIATPNDTAAGSVPGRRDWPLIGDDVELSYSSTDEPVIDGESITAKPGAVTALVGPNGSGKSTLLKGLANQLEPDAGSVLLDGQDIQTLETKAIARKLGLLSQESTSPNSISVEDLVYHGRYPHRGFFDSVTEEDEAAVERAIDLAGCGHLREREVGSLSGGQKQLAWIAMVLAQDTDVLLLDEPTTFLDLHHQLEVMEIIETLRDESDITIVVVLHDIEQAARLADKMVALKDGEIQARGEPEAVVTEQLLADVFEIEAEVSATPHGPRVNPIRARHDGDEYPSGDESAEPDRSEEIVAE, from the coding sequence ATGTCACAGGACAACTCTAACTCGAACGGTATCGCCACGCCCAATGACACCGCTGCTGGGTCTGTCCCCGGCCGCCGGGACTGGCCGTTGATCGGTGATGATGTGGAACTTTCGTATTCCAGCACAGATGAACCGGTCATCGACGGTGAATCGATCACTGCCAAACCCGGGGCCGTGACCGCACTCGTCGGCCCGAACGGGTCGGGCAAGAGCACGCTGCTGAAAGGTCTCGCCAATCAGCTCGAACCGGACGCGGGCTCGGTACTGCTAGATGGGCAAGACATCCAGACACTCGAAACTAAAGCGATTGCTCGCAAGCTCGGCCTGCTCTCTCAGGAGAGTACGTCGCCAAACAGCATCTCGGTCGAGGATCTGGTGTATCACGGCCGCTACCCACATCGTGGGTTCTTCGACAGTGTCACCGAAGAGGACGAGGCGGCTGTTGAGCGGGCGATTGATCTGGCTGGCTGTGGACATCTCCGTGAGCGTGAAGTCGGCAGCCTCAGTGGTGGCCAGAAACAACTCGCTTGGATTGCGATGGTCCTCGCACAGGACACCGACGTACTGTTGCTCGACGAACCGACGACGTTCCTCGACCTCCACCATCAGCTTGAGGTAATGGAGATCATCGAGACGCTTCGGGACGAAAGCGACATCACCATCGTGGTGGTCCTCCATGACATCGAACAGGCGGCCCGCCTCGCCGACAAGATGGTCGCACTCAAAGACGGCGAAATACAGGCCCGGGGGGAGCCAGAAGCCGTCGTGACGGAGCAATTACTCGCGGATGTATTCGAGATCGAGGCGGAGGTCTCGGCCACGCCACACGGGCCGCGAGTGAATCCGATCCGTGCCCGCCACGACGGCGACGAATATCCGTCTGGTGACGAAAGTGCCGAACCGGACCGCAGCGAGGAGATCGTGGCCGAATAG
- a CDS encoding iron ABC transporter permease encodes MASETRGATDAWSRARSWLDTPDGSLLGLCVASVAVAFGAGLLQVSFGAYSMTIVQAWQAVFDPKVWLSVQAWQSFFFGAELPELPRRTLIVWNIRMPRVLVAVLAGMCLAVSGAIFQAVTRNELASPFVLGVSSGAGLTVLLTLVLFSSLAPFLPLFAAVGGSIAFLLVYMIAWKGGTSPVRLVLAGVIVNMVFTSLQRGLFFFADDLGVVQSALAWITGSLTGVGWEEFRIAVIPTLAATLLALAGARQLNLLLLGEETASSLGMSVERVRFMLSAVAILAASTAISVAGIIGFFGLVVPHIVRLIVGSDYRRLIIGCVFVGPALMVVADVGARLALNPAQVPVGVVTGVVGGPYFLYLMRRQEQMGEI; translated from the coding sequence ATGGCGAGCGAGACGCGGGGAGCTACCGATGCGTGGTCGCGAGCCAGATCCTGGCTCGACACCCCCGACGGGTCCCTGCTCGGGCTGTGTGTCGCAAGCGTTGCTGTCGCCTTTGGGGCTGGTCTCCTGCAGGTAAGCTTCGGGGCGTATTCGATGACGATCGTTCAGGCCTGGCAGGCCGTGTTTGACCCGAAAGTGTGGCTCAGTGTCCAAGCATGGCAGTCGTTCTTTTTTGGGGCCGAGCTTCCCGAACTGCCAAGGCGGACGCTCATCGTCTGGAACATCCGGATGCCGCGGGTACTCGTTGCGGTGCTTGCAGGGATGTGTCTCGCCGTCTCCGGGGCGATATTCCAAGCTGTGACACGAAACGAGCTGGCGAGCCCGTTCGTGCTAGGCGTGAGTTCCGGAGCGGGGCTCACCGTTCTGCTGACTCTCGTTCTGTTCAGTAGCCTCGCCCCGTTTCTGCCGCTGTTTGCGGCGGTCGGCGGCTCCATCGCGTTCCTGCTCGTGTACATGATCGCGTGGAAGGGGGGAACGAGCCCGGTCAGACTGGTTCTAGCCGGTGTCATCGTAAACATGGTGTTTACCTCCCTCCAGCGGGGGCTGTTCTTCTTCGCCGACGATCTGGGCGTTGTCCAGTCAGCACTGGCCTGGATTACGGGGTCCCTGACGGGCGTTGGCTGGGAGGAGTTCCGCATCGCTGTCATCCCGACACTAGCCGCGACGCTACTCGCACTGGCTGGTGCACGGCAGCTGAACCTTCTCCTGCTCGGCGAGGAGACTGCGAGCTCACTCGGGATGAGTGTCGAGCGGGTCCGGTTCATGCTGTCCGCGGTCGCCATTCTGGCGGCCAGTACGGCGATCTCCGTTGCAGGGATCATCGGGTTTTTCGGCCTCGTAGTTCCACACATCGTCCGACTTATCGTCGGGAGCGACTACCGCCGGCTCATCATCGGCTGCGTGTTCGTCGGTCCGGCGCTGATGGTCGTCGCGGACGTCGGTGCACGGCTGGCTCTGAACCCCGCACAGGTCCCGGTCGGCGTCGTCACTGGCGTCGTCGGTGGACCGTACTTCCTCTACCTGATGCGGCGACAGGAACAGATGGGTGAAATCTAA
- a CDS encoding NAD(P)/FAD-dependent oxidoreductase, producing MATTGTRTETSFDHDVIIVGGGPAGCSAGVFTARADLDTVIYDRGRSSLKRCAYLENYLGFPAGIDIETLYDRIQDHAETAGCTIVSELVESLDRTAGGAGFVVETQDGETATSRRVIAATRYDGEYMRGLDDDAAMFETIEHDGEEHETFDSGYADADGTTPVPRLYVASPSEAADMQAIIAAGRGARVARRVITDTRTDDGWWESAADGVDWVRREVELDDEWTDRATWVDYFDDRYAEDAPVEPDSARFRRVRDAVIDERRSSYITSEEIATRTETGQETLAGYLDPEAVVSGLDQTAVLDAMDDERIRDYLGASDGRAEVSE from the coding sequence ATGGCGACGACGGGGACCCGGACGGAGACGTCGTTCGACCATGATGTCATCATCGTCGGAGGCGGTCCAGCCGGTTGTTCGGCGGGGGTGTTCACGGCCAGAGCAGACCTCGATACAGTCATCTACGACCGCGGTCGGTCGTCGCTCAAGCGGTGTGCGTACCTCGAAAACTACCTCGGCTTTCCGGCCGGCATCGACATAGAGACGCTGTACGACCGGATACAGGACCACGCCGAAACCGCCGGTTGTACCATCGTCTCCGAGCTGGTCGAATCACTCGACAGAACTGCAGGCGGGGCGGGGTTCGTCGTCGAGACACAGGACGGGGAGACAGCTACGTCCCGTCGCGTCATTGCGGCGACCCGCTACGACGGCGAGTATATGCGCGGTCTTGACGACGACGCGGCGATGTTTGAGACGATAGAGCACGACGGCGAGGAACACGAAACCTTCGACAGCGGGTACGCCGACGCCGACGGCACGACACCGGTCCCGCGTCTCTATGTTGCGTCACCGTCCGAGGCGGCGGATATGCAGGCTATCATTGCAGCCGGTCGAGGCGCACGGGTCGCACGCCGGGTGATCACAGATACGAGAACAGACGACGGCTGGTGGGAGTCCGCCGCTGACGGCGTGGACTGGGTTCGCCGCGAGGTCGAACTTGACGACGAGTGGACCGACCGGGCGACTTGGGTCGACTATTTCGACGACCGGTACGCCGAGGATGCCCCTGTCGAGCCGGATTCGGCTCGGTTCCGGCGGGTCCGTGATGCGGTCATCGACGAACGGCGGTCGTCGTATATCACGTCTGAGGAGATAGCTACCCGGACTGAGACGGGGCAGGAAACACTGGCGGGCTACCTGGACCCGGAAGCGGTCGTTTCGGGGCTTGATCAGACCGCTGTTCTCGATGCAATGGACGACGAAAGGATCCGGGACTACCTCGGCGCGAGCGACGGACGCGCGGAGGTGAGCGAGTAA